From Candidatus Hydrogenedentota bacterium, one genomic window encodes:
- the gspF gene encoding type II secretion system inner membrane protein GspF, with amino-acid sequence MAVFEYQALAKTGKTVRGTIDADTPAAARRKLREQELHPTRIEATFEKSATGREERGAGLSRISQRDLALMTRQLAVLLKAGMPLVEALTALIAQTSSPRLRKIIFDVRDRVNEGVSLADAMASHQKVFSELFVNMIRAGESSGALESVLARLADITERNVRMKHKITSMLAYPVLMAFVGFGVVTFLMAFIVPKIVQIFEKQDRELPTITKVMMGTCYFIKDWWILIIAAAIGSYVLWRMWVSRPDGRLKWDKLKLRLPLLGPLYVKMTSARFARTLGTMLQSGLTMMTALDVVKTVVQNRVIEGLMDDVKSSVRRGRDLATPLQETGYFPPMLIHMIELGQRSGELESMLTQVADTYDEDIELTVNGIVSLLEPMMILVMGALVGTLVMSILLPIFEMSSGV; translated from the coding sequence ATGGCTGTTTTCGAATACCAAGCTCTGGCAAAGACCGGCAAGACGGTGCGTGGAACCATCGACGCGGACACGCCTGCCGCCGCGCGCCGCAAATTGCGCGAACAGGAACTGCATCCGACACGCATCGAGGCCACGTTCGAGAAGAGCGCGACGGGCCGCGAAGAGCGCGGCGCGGGGTTGTCCCGCATCAGCCAACGCGATCTCGCGCTGATGACCCGCCAACTTGCCGTGCTGCTCAAGGCGGGCATGCCGCTGGTCGAAGCGCTCACGGCGCTCATCGCGCAAACCAGCAGCCCGCGCCTGCGCAAGATCATTTTCGACGTTCGCGACCGCGTCAACGAAGGCGTTTCGCTTGCCGACGCGATGGCGTCGCATCAGAAGGTGTTCTCGGAGCTTTTCGTGAACATGATTCGCGCCGGCGAATCGAGCGGCGCGCTCGAAAGCGTGCTGGCGCGCTTGGCCGACATTACCGAGCGCAACGTCCGCATGAAGCACAAGATAACATCCATGCTCGCGTATCCCGTGCTGATGGCCTTCGTCGGTTTTGGCGTCGTGACCTTTCTAATGGCCTTCATTGTCCCCAAGATTGTTCAAATCTTTGAGAAACAGGATCGGGAACTACCCACCATCACCAAAGTGATGATGGGCACCTGTTACTTCATCAAGGACTGGTGGATACTGATTATTGCCGCCGCGATCGGCTCGTACGTGCTCTGGCGCATGTGGGTATCGCGCCCGGATGGCCGTCTCAAATGGGACAAGCTGAAACTTCGCTTGCCTCTGCTTGGTCCGCTCTACGTGAAGATGACCAGCGCGCGCTTCGCGCGCACGCTGGGCACAATGCTGCAAAGCGGGCTTACCATGATGACCGCGCTCGATGTCGTGAAGACGGTCGTGCAGAATCGCGTCATCGAGGGACTGATGGACGACGTCAAAAGCAGCGTCCGCCGGGGCCGCGATCTCGCCACGCCACTGCAAGAGACGGGTTACTTCCCGCCCATGTTGATTCACATGATCGAACTGGGCCAGCGAAGCGGCGAGTTGGAGAGCATGTTGACGCAGGTCGCGGATACCTACGACGAAGACATCGAACTGACGGTCAACGGCATCGTCAGCCTGTTAGAACCGATGATGATATTGGTGATGGGCGCCTTGGTAGGAACTTTGGTCATGTCCATCCTGTTGCCTATTTTCGAAATGAGTTCGGGCGTTTAG
- the gspE gene encoding type II secretion system ATPase GspE, whose amino-acid sequence MLGEILLELGHVHQEQVAEALELQKIRPKRIGEILMDLGYVEEDHVLEALSRQFAIPFERDIKGQLDSSLSTKAPINFIREYRMVPFRKNGTAFYVALNDPVNLLPLDDLRLLLGGPVLPVLCRDEEIQAVIDGYFDQQGENARDMIDTIVLSGNEDEGEVATLDALDSERDLLDLANEAPVIKLINLLISGAVKERASDIHVEPFERDVRVRYRIDGVLYEKLTVPKSQQAAITSRIKIMANLNIAEHRLPQDGRIKIRLSGKEIDIRVSVIPVAYGERVVMRILEKGNFLFSLEQLGMDPHDYGLFDKLIQSSHGILLVTGPTGSGKSTTLYAAIQRVNSSDKNIITVEDPIEYQMAGIGQIQVRPKIGLTFAAGLRSILRQDPDVILIGEIRDLETADMAIQASLTGHLVFSTLHTNDSAGAVTRLVNMGIEPFLVSSSTIAIMAQRLVRNICKHCKEPYEPELESLLELGIPRDTAKGRVAYRGKGCEKCQGRGYYGRTGIFELLVMTPQIQDLTVRGADSNVIKREAKKEGMRTLREDGAAKVFQGVSTIEEVLRVTRDDILLEVTD is encoded by the coding sequence GGCAATTTGCCATTCCCTTCGAGCGCGATATCAAGGGTCAGCTCGATAGTTCGCTCTCGACCAAGGCCCCCATCAACTTCATTCGTGAATACCGCATGGTGCCCTTCCGAAAGAACGGCACGGCTTTCTACGTCGCACTGAACGACCCCGTGAACCTGTTGCCGCTCGACGATCTGCGGCTGCTACTAGGCGGCCCCGTGCTTCCCGTGTTGTGCCGCGACGAAGAGATCCAAGCGGTAATTGACGGCTACTTCGATCAGCAGGGCGAGAATGCGCGCGACATGATCGATACCATCGTCCTATCGGGAAACGAAGACGAAGGCGAGGTCGCGACGTTGGATGCGCTCGATTCCGAACGCGACCTGCTCGATCTGGCCAACGAAGCGCCCGTCATCAAGCTCATCAATCTGTTGATTTCCGGCGCCGTGAAAGAACGCGCTTCGGATATCCACGTAGAGCCATTTGAACGCGACGTGCGCGTCAGGTACCGCATCGACGGTGTGCTCTACGAGAAGCTAACGGTGCCCAAGTCGCAGCAGGCGGCCATTACATCGCGCATCAAGATCATGGCGAATCTCAACATCGCCGAACACCGCCTCCCGCAAGACGGACGCATCAAGATTCGTCTGAGCGGCAAAGAAATCGATATCCGTGTGTCCGTGATCCCCGTTGCCTACGGCGAACGCGTTGTGATGCGTATCCTGGAAAAGGGAAACTTCCTGTTCAGTCTCGAACAACTCGGTATGGATCCGCACGACTACGGCCTGTTCGACAAGTTGATTCAAAGTTCGCACGGTATCCTGCTTGTCACGGGACCCACCGGTTCCGGAAAGTCCACCACGCTGTACGCAGCCATTCAGCGCGTGAATTCTTCCGACAAGAACATCATCACCGTCGAAGACCCTATTGAATATCAGATGGCCGGTATTGGTCAGATTCAAGTACGTCCGAAGATTGGCCTGACCTTTGCCGCCGGACTGCGCAGCATCCTGCGCCAAGACCCTGACGTCATACTTATCGGAGAAATCCGCGACCTCGAAACGGCCGACATGGCGATTCAGGCTTCGTTGACAGGTCACTTGGTGTTCTCCACGCTGCACACGAACGACAGCGCCGGCGCCGTCACGCGTCTTGTGAACATGGGCATCGAACCGTTCCTGGTCAGTTCGTCCACCATTGCGATCATGGCGCAGCGCCTGGTGCGCAATATCTGCAAACACTGCAAAGAGCCGTACGAACCCGAACTGGAGAGCCTCCTTGAGCTCGGCATCCCGCGCGATACCGCAAAGGGCCGCGTGGCCTACCGGGGTAAGGGCTGCGAGAAGTGCCAAGGCCGCGGCTACTACGGACGAACGGGAATCTTTGAACTCCTGGTGATGACACCGCAAATCCAAGACCTCACCGTGCGCGGAGCCGACTCGAACGTCATCAAGCGCGAAGCCAAAAAGGAAGGCATGCGCACGCTTCGCGAAGACGGCGCGGCCAAGGTTTTCCAGGGTGTGTCAACCATCGAGGAGGTCTTGCGCGTTACGCGTGATGACATCCTTCTCGAGGTGACGGACTAG